The segment GCCTTCCAATATGAACGACTTTCTTGGTTTCAAAGAAGGGTTCGTCAAACCATTGGCTCAAGGCAAACACCTGTGAAGGCCAGGCTAGCTGTTTCAATTCTTCCTCAAAATCGCCCCCTTTCAGGTAGAGTATCCCATTGGAAAGACTCTGTTCCTTGCCCGGACGGATCAACTGTTTCACCCAATCCAAAAAAACAGGCAAGGCTGTAACGGCACGACTCACCACAAAATCGACCTTCTCGCTAAGTGTCTCGGCCCTTGTCTGAAGAGCTCTCACGTTTTTAAGTTCCAAGGCATTGGCCACTTCATTCACAACCCTGATCTTCTTTCCAATGCTATCC is part of the Bacteroides sp. genome and harbors:
- the rsmG gene encoding 16S rRNA (guanine(527)-N(7))-methyltransferase RsmG, yielding MEIFRTYFPDLESVQYDQFRALLPLYKSWNDRINVISRKDMEHFWMHHVLHSLGIAKVIRFKEGTKVLDVGTGGGFPGIPLAILFPQSEFLLVDSIGKKIRVVNEVANALELKNVRALQTRAETLSEKVDFVVSRAVTALPVFLDWVKQLIRPGKEQSLSNGILYLKGGDFEEELKQLAWPSQVFALSQWFDEPFFETKKVVHIGRP